One window of the Solanum stenotomum isolate F172 chromosome 11, ASM1918654v1, whole genome shotgun sequence genome contains the following:
- the LOC125843697 gene encoding inner membrane protein PPF-1, chloroplastic, protein MAKTLISSPSSFIGTPLPSLSRHVFHRRRLISTRVKFSFHDLPPIHSLHSNFDFEAVVSRAEGLLYTLADAAVAADPGVASDVTAAGTAQKSGGWFAFISDAMEVVLKVMKDGLQAVHVPYSYGFAIILLTLLVKAATFPLTKQQVESTLAMQNLQPKIKAIQQRYAGNQERIQLETSRLYKQAGVNPLAGCFPTLATIPVWIGLYQALSNVANEGLLTEGFFWIPSLGGPTTIAARQSGSGVSWLFPFVDGHPPLGWHDTVAYLILPVLLIVSQYVSMEIMKPPQTDDPSQKNTLLVFKFLPLMIGYFSLSVPSGLTIYWFTNNVLTTAQQVWLRKLGGAKPAVSGDAGGIISAGRAKRTTSQPEQAGERFRQLKEDEKMKKSTKALPTDKVELSASISDSEDEQDDDTKPKDEEVLEEAYASSSSKEVPNYSGPRKSKRSKRKRAV, encoded by the exons ATGGCGAAAACTTTGATTTCATCTCCGTCGTCGTTCATCGGAACTCCTTTGCCGTCGCTCTCTCGCCATGTATTTCACCGGCGAAGGCTTATCTCTACTAGAGTGAAATTCAGCTTCCATGACCTTCCCCCGATTCACTCGCTTCActctaattttgattttgaagctGTTGTAAGCCGAGCGGAGGGACTTCTCTATACGTTAGCTGATGCTGCCGTCGCGGCTGATCCTGGTGTTGCTTCCGATGTTACTGCCGCCGGTACTGCTCAGAAAAGTGGTGGTTGGTTTGCTTTCATTTCTGACGCCATGGAAGTTGTGTTGAAG GTAATGAAGGATGGACTGCAAGCTGTGCATGTGCCTTATTCCTATGGATTCGCAATCATATTGCTTACTCTCCTGGTTAAAGCTGCCACTTTCCCTTTGACAAAGCAACAG GTTGAATCAACTTTAGCAATGCAAAATCTCCAACCAAAGATCAAAGCTATTCAACAAAGATATGCTGGAAATCAG GAGAGAATCCAACTCGAGACTTCACGTTTATATAAGCAGGCAGGGGTCAATCCTCTTGCTG GATGTTTCCCAACTTTGGCTACTATACCTGTTTGGATTGGTCTTTATCAAGCTCTCTCCAATGTGGCAAATGAG GGATTGCTGACTGAAGGTTTCTTTTGGATCCCTTCTTTGGGAGGCCCGACTACTATAGCTGCTCGACAGAGTGGATCTGGAGTTTCTTGGTTATTCCCATTTGTG GATGGGCATCCGCCTTTGGGTTGGCATGACACGGTGGCTTACCTCATTTTGCCTGTCCTGCTAATTGTTTCACAATATGTTTCAATGGAGATAATGAAACCTCCCCAA ACAGATGATCCGTCTCAAAAGAACACACTTCTGGTTTTCAAGTTCCTTCCGCTCATGATTGGCTATTTCTCTTTGTCTGTTCCATCAGGGTTAACAATTTACTG GTTCACAAATAATGTGCTGACCACAGCACAGCAGGTATGGTTGCGCAAGTTAGGTGGTGCAAAGCCTGCTGTGAGTGGAGATGCCGGTGGTATCATCAGTGCTGGACGTGCAAAGAGAACTACCTCTCAACCTGAACAAGCTGGAGAGAG ATTCAGGCAGctaaaagaagatgaaaagatgaaaaagtCAACCAAGGCACTCCCTACAGATAAGGTTGAACTTTCTGCTTCTATATCTGATTCCGAGGACGAACAAGATGATGACACCAAGCCCAAG GATGAAGAAGTTCTGGAAGAGGCTTATGCTTCTAGCAGTAGTAAAGAAGTTCCAAATTACTCAGGGCCAAGGAAGAGTAAGAGATCAAAAAGGAAGCGTGCTGTATAA